The Desulfurellaceae bacterium genome includes a region encoding these proteins:
- the maf gene encoding septum formation inhibitor Maf translates to MPTPDAPFILASASPRRRELLHNAGLRFRVIPSQTAEEVRPGEAPRDYVLRTARDKARAVARSEPAAWILAADTIVEIDGQILGKPRDEADGRRMLGLLSGRQHRVMTAFVVLSVEHQVERLVTSTVRFKPLSEAQIGAYLASGEPADKAGAYAIQGRGRALVADIQGSYTNVVGLPMDEVLACFQTLGIHTPPADPVGKAS, encoded by the coding sequence ATGCCCACACCTGACGCCCCGTTCATTTTGGCCTCGGCCTCACCGCGCCGGCGGGAGTTGCTGCACAATGCCGGGCTCCGGTTTCGGGTTATTCCCAGCCAGACCGCAGAAGAGGTCCGGCCGGGAGAAGCCCCGCGCGACTACGTCCTGCGGACGGCCAGGGACAAGGCCCGAGCTGTTGCCCGCAGCGAGCCGGCGGCCTGGATTCTGGCCGCCGATACCATCGTTGAGATTGACGGCCAGATCCTGGGTAAGCCGCGTGATGAGGCCGACGGCAGGCGGATGCTGGGGCTGCTGTCGGGACGCCAACACCGGGTGATGACCGCCTTTGTCGTCCTGAGCGTTGAGCACCAGGTAGAGCGTCTGGTGACCAGCACGGTCCGCTTCAAACCCCTGTCCGAGGCCCAGATCGGCGCTTACCTGGCGAGCGGTGAACCGGCAGACAAAGCCGGGGCGTATGCGATACAGGGCCGAGGACGGGCGCTGGTGGCCGACATTCAGGGTTCGTACACGAATGTGGTCGGCCTGCCCATGGACGAGGTCCTGGCCTGCTTCCAGACCCTGGGCATCCATACTCCCCCGGCTGACCCCGTGGGCAAAGCCTCATGA
- a CDS encoding YggS family pyridoxal phosphate-dependent enzyme encodes MTDVADIDIAANYARVSEQVARAALGCGRRPEDITIVCAAKTTGPQAVRAALAAGATTIGENYVQEAQAKRAAVATAGEWHLIGHLQRNKAKAAVSLFSLIHSLDSIGLARELDRQAKKQGRTVRSLVELRLGGEATKTGLAVDDLGPLLETVQTLSHLRVEGLMTIPPPSQPARHYFRRLARLRHEYAAMQAANISLRELSMGMTNDYAPAIEEGATLVRIGRAIFGQRRS; translated from the coding sequence ATGACGGACGTGGCTGACATTGATATTGCGGCAAACTATGCCCGGGTGTCTGAGCAGGTCGCCCGCGCCGCGCTGGGCTGTGGACGCCGGCCGGAGGACATCACGATTGTATGCGCCGCCAAGACCACAGGACCGCAGGCTGTCCGGGCGGCGCTGGCTGCGGGCGCAACGACTATAGGCGAGAATTATGTCCAGGAGGCGCAGGCCAAGCGGGCTGCCGTCGCGACCGCCGGCGAGTGGCATCTGATCGGTCACCTGCAGCGCAATAAGGCCAAGGCTGCGGTATCGCTGTTCAGCCTCATCCACTCGCTCGACAGCATCGGCCTGGCCCGCGAACTGGACCGCCAGGCGAAAAAACAGGGGCGGACCGTGCGCAGCCTGGTCGAGCTCAGGCTGGGCGGCGAAGCCACCAAGACGGGCCTGGCCGTGGACGACCTCGGACCCCTCCTGGAGACGGTGCAGACCCTGTCGCACCTGCGGGTTGAGGGCTTGATGACGATTCCGCCGCCGAGCCAGCCCGCGCGCCACTATTTTCGCCGGCTGGCCCGTTTGCGGCACGAGTACGCGGCCATGCAGGCTGCCAATATCAGCCTGCGTGAACTCTCAATGGGCATGACCAACGACTATGCGCCGGCTATTGAAGAGGGCGCGACCCTGGTGCGGATAGGCCGGGCGATATTTGGCCAGCGTCGGTCATAG
- a CDS encoding pyrroline-5-carboxylate reductase gives MKHIGFIGAGNMAGALIKGLLEAELYTAEDMAVSDALPAQLRKVKRQYGVEGMRDNTRLVQTAHTVVLSVKPQILDQVLAEIRPVVTKKQLFISIAAGVPLARLESGLGDHARVIRVMPNTPALLAKGMAVVTRGKKSTAKDEKLALSLFRGVGEATAVKDEALLDAVTGLSGSGPAYVYLFAEALIAGGSRVGLTPKLATQLALQTLTGAAAMLQESGYSPQQLREMVSSPGGTTLAGLARLHKGKFTDTVEAGIEAATRRSRELGKA, from the coding sequence ATGAAACACATCGGATTTATCGGGGCGGGCAATATGGCTGGGGCGCTGATTAAGGGCCTGCTGGAGGCAGAACTCTACACCGCCGAGGACATGGCGGTCAGCGACGCCCTGCCGGCCCAGCTGCGCAAGGTCAAACGTCAATATGGCGTAGAGGGCATGCGGGACAACACCCGGCTGGTGCAAACCGCCCACACCGTGGTGCTGTCCGTCAAACCCCAGATTCTGGATCAGGTCCTGGCCGAGATCCGGCCCGTGGTCACAAAAAAGCAGCTGTTCATCTCCATTGCCGCCGGAGTTCCCCTGGCCCGCCTGGAAAGCGGTCTCGGAGACCACGCCCGGGTCATTCGGGTCATGCCCAATACCCCGGCCCTGCTGGCAAAAGGCATGGCGGTGGTGACGCGCGGGAAAAAATCCACGGCCAAGGATGAGAAGCTGGCCCTCAGCCTGTTTCGTGGGGTGGGCGAGGCCACCGCCGTCAAAGACGAGGCGCTGCTGGACGCCGTGACCGGCCTGAGTGGCAGCGGCCCGGCCTATGTGTATCTGTTTGCCGAGGCGCTGATTGCCGGTGGCAGCCGGGTCGGTCTGACGCCCAAGCTGGCCACCCAGCTCGCTCTGCAAACCCTGACCGGGGCGGCCGCCATGCTTCAGGAATCGGGCTACAGCCCGCAACAGCTGCGCGAGATGGTGTCCTCTCCGGGCGGCACGACTCTGGCCGGGCTGGCCCGTCTACACAAGGGTAAATTTACCGACACCGTGGAGGCCGGGATTGAGGCTGCCACCCGTCGCTCGCGGGAGTTGGGCAAAGCCTGA
- a CDS encoding YggT family protein: MFVIGNLLSSVASVLNMVLSLYMWIIIIRAILSWVSPDPYNPIVRFLHAATDPVLDKVRQLLPFPTVYGGIDLTPIAVFVIIIFLQSFLVQTLFDLSRGLG, encoded by the coding sequence ATGTTTGTTATTGGCAACCTGCTGTCGTCGGTCGCATCTGTGCTCAACATGGTGCTGTCCCTGTATATGTGGATCATCATCATTCGGGCCATCCTGTCGTGGGTCAGCCCGGACCCCTATAATCCGATTGTGCGGTTTCTGCACGCCGCCACCGACCCGGTCCTGGACAAGGTCCGGCAGCTCCTGCCCTTCCCCACCGTGTATGGCGGGATTGATCTCACGCCCATCGCGGTGTTTGTCATCATCATTTTTCTCCAGTCCTTTCTGGTCCAGACCCTGTTTGACCTGTCCCGCGGTCTGGGCTGA
- a CDS encoding zinc ribbon domain-containing protein has translation MPIYEYACKKCGDFEVTQRITEDPLKKCPSCGRKVTKLISQSAFHLKGSGWYATDYGKNGKTKSDATDTKETKDTKTNKKDSSASASSSSSSDKSSKPAAASASS, from the coding sequence ATGCCGATCTATGAATACGCCTGCAAGAAATGCGGCGACTTTGAAGTCACCCAGCGCATTACCGAAGACCCCCTCAAGAAATGCCCGAGCTGCGGCCGCAAGGTCACCAAGCTCATCTCGCAGTCGGCCTTTCACCTCAAGGGCAGCGGCTGGTATGCGACCGACTATGGTAAGAACGGGAAGACCAAGTCGGATGCGACCGACACCAAAGAGACCAAGGATACCAAGACCAATAAAAAAGACAGCTCGGCTTCGGCTTCCTCGTCGAGCAGCTCAGACAAATCGAGTAAACCAGCCGCAGCCTCGGCCTCGTCCTGA
- a CDS encoding helix-turn-helix transcriptional regulator, with product MAEKSFGRVIEDRRRELSLTQEMVAKKVGVKANYIGYLERGMRHPSQKVVEKLSTALNLNAQELYLLANPKVRSLLRRAKPSIPTMSMWQRFIRDAAQQKQQGLSRAEQQAMAQLVAAEKATSLTGMMKAVRSLRRGFAK from the coding sequence ATGGCAGAAAAAAGCTTCGGTCGCGTGATTGAAGACCGACGGCGCGAACTCTCGCTGACCCAGGAAATGGTCGCCAAGAAAGTCGGCGTCAAGGCAAACTATATCGGCTATCTGGAACGCGGTATGCGCCACCCGAGCCAGAAAGTCGTCGAGAAGCTCTCGACCGCGCTCAATCTCAACGCCCAGGAGCTGTATCTGCTGGCCAACCCGAAGGTCCGCAGTCTGCTGCGCAGAGCCAAACCGTCCATCCCGACCATGTCCATGTGGCAACGCTTCATCCGGGACGCCGCCCAGCAAAAGCAGCAGGGCCTGAGCAGGGCCGAACAGCAGGCCATGGCCCAGCTGGTCGCTGCCGAAAAAGCCACCTCGCTGACAGGCATGATGAAGGCCGTCAGATCCCTGCGCCGGGGCTTCGCCAAATAA
- a CDS encoding cysteine synthase family protein has protein sequence MPYPQALQALIQDCPLLTLVGNTPLVPVSLFRSELPEVEILTKCEFLNPGGSVKDRPVLRMLTQAMADGRLPPERVILDSSSGNAGIAYAMIGSILGRKVELVVPENASQERKQRIRAHGADLVLTDAVAGYDEALREVRRRYEAQPEHYFFADQYSNDSNWRAHYETTAEEILSQTDGRLDWFVAGVGTGGTITGVARRLKAHNPDIKIGCVAPEEFPGVEGLKPLGPDYIMPEIFDPELVDAWIPVQIEHAYEMCNRVAGLGFFIGQSSGAYLYGAWKTAQQLGRGRIVTLFPDIGERYSSTSLWEA, from the coding sequence ATGCCCTATCCCCAAGCCCTGCAAGCCCTTATCCAGGACTGCCCGCTACTGACCCTGGTCGGTAACACCCCGCTCGTTCCGGTCAGTCTGTTTCGGTCCGAACTGCCCGAGGTTGAGATCCTGACCAAGTGTGAGTTCCTGAATCCCGGCGGCTCGGTCAAAGATCGGCCCGTCCTGCGCATGCTGACCCAGGCCATGGCGGATGGCCGCCTGCCGCCCGAGCGGGTGATTCTGGATTCCTCGTCCGGTAACGCCGGCATTGCGTACGCCATGATCGGCTCGATCCTGGGCCGCAAGGTCGAACTCGTCGTGCCGGAGAACGCCAGCCAGGAGCGCAAGCAACGCATCCGCGCCCATGGGGCGGACCTGGTCTTGACCGACGCCGTTGCCGGCTATGACGAGGCCCTGCGAGAGGTGCGCCGTCGCTATGAAGCGCAGCCCGAGCACTATTTCTTTGCCGATCAGTACAGCAATGACAGCAACTGGCGAGCCCATTATGAGACGACCGCCGAAGAGATTCTGTCTCAGACCGACGGCCGCCTGGACTGGTTTGTGGCCGGCGTCGGTACCGGCGGTACGATTACCGGGGTGGCCCGCCGCCTCAAGGCCCACAACCCGGACATCAAGATTGGCTGTGTGGCGCCCGAAGAGTTCCCCGGGGTCGAAGGGCTGAAACCCTTAGGCCCGGACTATATCATGCCGGAGATCTTTGATCCTGAGCTGGTCGATGCCTGGATACCGGTCCAGATCGAGCACGCCTATGAGATGTGTAACCGGGTCGCCGGTCTAGGGTTCTTTATCGGTCAGTCTTCGGGGGCGTATTTGTACGGCGCCTGGAAAACCGCTCAGCAGCTGGGGCGGGGGCGCATCGTGACCTTATTCCCGGATATTGGTGAGCGCTACAGCAGTACCAGTCTGTGGGAGGCCTGA
- the thiC gene encoding phosphomethylpyrimidine synthase ThiC, whose amino-acid sequence MSNALTHTPDGTPQSVLTTRPVPGSRKVYVEGVRGVRVPFREIEAEGGTKLLVYDTSGPYTDPHVGIDVRRGIAPQRAAWIRARAEGEELAEGSSDHGRLRERDPQLAALRFPHRRRPWRARSGHNLTQMHYARRGIVTPEMEYIAIRENQSRELARSGAQNGSGVAQHPGQAWGASIPALITPEYVRDEVARGRAIIPANINHPELEPMIIGRNFLVKINANIGNSAVTSSIEEEVEKMIWATRWGADTIMDLSTGANIHETREWILRNAPVPVGTVPIYQALEKVGGKAEELSWAIYRDTLIEQAEQGVDYFTIHAGVLLRYVPLTATRLTGIVSRGGSIMAKWCLAHHQENFLYTHFAEICEIMKAYDVSFSLGDGLRPGSIADANDEAQFGELETLGELTQLAWKHEVQTMIEGPGHVPLHLIQANMQKQLEVCHEAPFYTLGPLTTDIAPGYDHITSGIGAAMIGWFGCAMLCYVTPKEHLGLPDKDDVKQGVIAYKIAAHAADLAKGHPGAQARDNALSRARFEFRWKDQFNLSLDPETAQEFHDETLPAEGAKVAHFCSMCGPHFCSMKISQEVRDYAADKGLDEGDALKTGMEEKAREFKRGGAELYR is encoded by the coding sequence ATGAGTAATGCGCTGACACACACACCAGACGGCACGCCGCAAAGCGTGCTGACAACACGTCCCGTGCCCGGCTCGCGCAAGGTCTATGTCGAAGGGGTGCGGGGGGTGCGGGTTCCTTTTCGTGAGATTGAGGCTGAGGGCGGGACCAAGCTGCTCGTCTACGATACCTCCGGGCCGTACACCGACCCGCACGTCGGCATCGACGTGCGCCGCGGCATTGCACCGCAGCGGGCGGCCTGGATTCGCGCCCGAGCCGAGGGCGAAGAGCTGGCCGAGGGGTCTTCCGACCATGGTCGCTTGCGGGAGCGCGATCCACAACTGGCCGCCCTGCGTTTTCCGCACCGTCGTCGTCCCTGGCGGGCTCGGTCTGGCCACAACCTCACCCAGATGCACTACGCTCGCCGGGGCATTGTGACGCCCGAGATGGAGTATATCGCCATCCGCGAAAACCAGAGCCGCGAACTGGCCCGGTCCGGTGCCCAGAACGGCAGCGGCGTCGCTCAGCATCCCGGCCAAGCCTGGGGCGCGTCCATTCCGGCGCTCATTACGCCTGAATACGTGCGCGACGAGGTGGCCAGAGGACGGGCCATCATTCCGGCCAATATTAATCATCCCGAGCTGGAGCCGATGATCATCGGTCGGAATTTCCTGGTCAAGATCAACGCCAATATCGGCAATTCAGCCGTAACCTCGTCCATTGAGGAAGAGGTCGAAAAGATGATCTGGGCCACGCGCTGGGGAGCCGATACGATCATGGATCTGTCGACCGGCGCCAATATTCATGAAACGCGCGAGTGGATCTTGCGTAATGCGCCGGTTCCGGTCGGGACCGTGCCGATCTATCAGGCCCTGGAAAAGGTCGGCGGGAAAGCCGAAGAGCTGAGCTGGGCAATCTATCGCGACACGCTGATCGAACAGGCCGAGCAGGGCGTGGATTATTTCACCATTCATGCCGGGGTGTTGCTGCGCTACGTGCCGCTGACCGCCACACGTCTGACCGGCATCGTCTCGCGAGGTGGCTCGATCATGGCCAAGTGGTGTCTGGCCCACCACCAGGAGAACTTCCTGTATACCCACTTTGCAGAGATCTGTGAGATCATGAAAGCCTACGATGTCTCTTTCAGCCTGGGCGACGGCCTGCGTCCGGGCTCGATCGCCGACGCCAACGATGAGGCCCAGTTTGGCGAGCTGGAGACTCTTGGCGAATTAACCCAGCTGGCCTGGAAACATGAGGTCCAGACCATGATTGAAGGGCCGGGCCATGTGCCGCTGCACCTGATCCAGGCCAATATGCAAAAACAGCTCGAAGTGTGTCACGAGGCGCCATTTTACACTCTGGGACCGCTGACTACCGATATCGCTCCCGGCTACGACCATATCACCTCCGGCATCGGAGCGGCCATGATCGGCTGGTTCGGGTGTGCCATGCTGTGTTATGTCACACCCAAAGAACATCTGGGTTTGCCCGATAAGGACGATGTCAAACAGGGCGTCATCGCCTATAAAATAGCCGCCCATGCGGCCGATCTGGCCAAAGGCCACCCCGGGGCGCAAGCCCGGGACAACGCCCTGTCCCGGGCGCGGTTTGAATTCCGCTGGAAAGATCAGTTCAATCTGTCGCTCGATCCCGAAACCGCCCAGGAGTTTCACGACGAAACCCTGCCGGCAGAGGGCGCCAAAGTCGCCCATTTCTGCTCGATGTGCGGTCCCCACTTCTGTTCAATGAAGATCAGCCAAGAGGTGCGGGACTATGCCGCCGACAAGGGTCTCGACGAAGGAGACGCCCTGAAAACCGGGATGGAGGAGAAAGCCCGGGAATTCAAGCGCGGCGGTGCCGAACTCTACCGCTAG
- a CDS encoding N-acetyltransferase, with protein sequence MPAAMLQVKVMDSLQEVDPAEWDDLVGAESPFLEWGWLSSMEESRCVVPKTGWQPQHLVVYEDQRLVAACPLYLKGHSMGEFVFDHGWADAAHRAGIEYYPKMLVAAPFTPATGIRFLTAAGSDRRALIQLLGKTLQEICQQNEFSSVHVNFCLPDEAEALAEIGYLKRMGLQYQWLNYAYETFDDYLAHFRNKRRNQIKREMREMDQLGVTIEAHTGEEITDELFPYMYRLYKAHIDKLYWGRQYLRSEFFDLLAERFRQNLCFVVARYQGEVIAGTINVQKSGVLYGRYWGCFRELRHLHFNVCYYAAIAHCIQNGIVRFEPGAGGDFKRLRGFDPQPTISMHFMVEPRFAAAVNRFLERERDQVDQTIDWLQQDSELKLGTGEDRLRPLQQKKWRGEA encoded by the coding sequence ATGCCCGCCGCTATGCTGCAAGTCAAAGTGATGGACAGTCTCCAGGAGGTCGACCCGGCCGAGTGGGACGATCTCGTCGGTGCTGAGTCGCCTTTTCTCGAATGGGGCTGGCTGTCGAGCATGGAAGAGTCGCGCTGTGTGGTGCCCAAGACCGGCTGGCAGCCCCAGCATCTGGTCGTCTACGAGGACCAGCGGCTGGTTGCCGCCTGCCCCCTGTATCTCAAGGGGCACAGCATGGGCGAGTTTGTCTTTGACCATGGCTGGGCCGACGCCGCCCACCGGGCGGGCATTGAGTACTATCCCAAGATGTTGGTCGCGGCGCCGTTTACTCCGGCCACGGGCATCCGTTTTCTGACCGCTGCGGGCAGCGACCGGCGAGCCCTCATCCAGCTGCTGGGCAAGACCCTGCAGGAGATCTGCCAGCAAAACGAATTCTCTTCGGTCCACGTCAATTTTTGTCTGCCGGATGAGGCCGAGGCCCTGGCCGAGATCGGCTACCTCAAACGGATGGGCTTGCAGTACCAGTGGCTGAACTACGCCTACGAGACCTTCGACGATTATCTGGCTCATTTCCGCAATAAGCGCCGGAATCAGATCAAACGCGAAATGCGCGAAATGGATCAGCTCGGGGTGACGATTGAGGCTCACACCGGCGAGGAGATCACGGACGAGTTGTTCCCCTATATGTACCGGCTGTACAAAGCTCATATTGACAAGCTGTACTGGGGCCGCCAATACCTGCGCTCGGAGTTTTTCGATTTGCTGGCCGAGCGGTTTCGCCAGAATCTGTGCTTTGTGGTGGCCCGTTACCAGGGCGAAGTCATCGCCGGCACAATCAACGTCCAGAAGAGCGGGGTGCTGTACGGCCGCTATTGGGGCTGTTTTCGCGAGCTGCGCCATCTGCACTTCAACGTCTGCTACTACGCGGCGATTGCCCACTGTATCCAGAACGGCATCGTGCGCTTCGAGCCCGGCGCGGGCGGTGACTTCAAGCGCCTGCGCGGCTTTGATCCCCAACCGACGATCAGCATGCACTTCATGGTCGAGCCGCGTTTTGCCGCAGCGGTGAACCGCTTTCTTGAGCGGGAGCGCGATCAGGTCGATCAGACGATTGACTGGCTCCAGCAGGACAGTGAACTCAAGCTGGGGACAGGAGAGGACAGGCTGCGGCCTCTGCAACAGAAAAAGTGGAGGGGGGAGGCGTGA
- a CDS encoding VacB/RNase II family 3'-5' exoribonuclease encodes MQIGTVIVYRERGRLALGAITTPPSKTSKGKTQVEIVGEDGKKSVLIPDRIVLDCAQTVSPSQPPAALKKHFQELRQQVVRSAQRLDLRELWELLQGEDTGTFSWQELAAFVVSGDDRLAMAGVLDALWNEGVYFKEKQLGEFVLRDAKSVEELLHQQAVERQRVRAQAEFVAWVQTAQTQAGSLERPDGSERFLALLTGLALHGENYDKKSPALKLLAETGFRAKGHPWDVAFQLLVALGVWDTEEELSLLRYDIPTRFSDEVLAAAEAVPAFPPGQPGYQDLRSLLTFTIDDAETSDIDDALSLSEEDGRLLIGVHITDAGFFVPPGGTIDRAALQRGTTVYLPRLTLPMLPPTLSQQTASLVAGQDRPVLSFFASLDERGQLRVERICRSVIRVARRLTYAEADALLETAGDDPYTAALQQLNTVAERRRARRVENGAVIIEGSEVKVRVSDSPTGDPPEITVAILANDSPTRRLVGECMILANEIAARYCQRHDLPALYIGQPPPDEAVPSPDQCPSQQVYIHAARRLMKPAQRGTLPVSHSALGLDSYTQVTSPLRRYHDLQMHHQIKHHLAHGSALFDEERLQLVAAGAQESSVAAKRCERESTRYWLLRCLETRTGQQVDAQVVREWRGRSFVELEDTLLVVPMNLSPRPRLGTRLRVTIGQVDARRDTLSVRLTT; translated from the coding sequence ATGCAGATTGGAACCGTCATTGTCTACCGTGAGCGCGGCCGCTTGGCCCTGGGAGCGATTACCACGCCCCCGTCAAAGACCAGCAAGGGCAAGACCCAGGTCGAAATTGTGGGCGAGGATGGCAAAAAGTCCGTCCTCATCCCGGACCGCATCGTCCTGGACTGTGCCCAGACGGTGTCGCCCAGCCAGCCGCCGGCAGCCCTCAAAAAACACTTTCAGGAGCTGCGCCAGCAGGTCGTGCGCTCGGCCCAGCGCCTCGACCTCAGAGAGCTGTGGGAGCTGCTCCAGGGCGAGGACACCGGCACGTTTTCGTGGCAGGAGCTGGCCGCCTTCGTGGTGTCCGGCGATGATCGGCTGGCCATGGCCGGGGTCTTGGACGCGCTGTGGAATGAGGGCGTGTATTTCAAAGAAAAGCAGCTCGGTGAGTTTGTCCTGCGCGATGCCAAGAGCGTGGAGGAGCTGCTGCATCAACAGGCCGTGGAACGCCAGCGGGTGCGCGCTCAGGCCGAGTTTGTGGCCTGGGTGCAGACCGCCCAGACACAAGCCGGAAGCCTGGAGCGGCCGGACGGCAGCGAGCGCTTTCTCGCCCTGCTCACCGGGCTGGCCCTGCACGGCGAGAATTATGACAAAAAGTCCCCAGCCCTCAAACTCCTGGCCGAGACCGGCTTTCGGGCCAAGGGTCATCCCTGGGATGTGGCCTTCCAGCTCCTGGTCGCCCTCGGCGTCTGGGACACCGAGGAAGAACTGAGCCTGCTGCGCTACGACATCCCGACCCGGTTTTCAGACGAGGTTCTTGCTGCGGCCGAGGCCGTGCCGGCCTTTCCGCCCGGCCAACCGGGCTATCAGGACCTGCGATCCCTGCTGACCTTTACCATCGACGACGCCGAGACCAGCGATATTGACGACGCCCTCAGCCTGAGCGAAGAAGACGGCAGACTTCTGATCGGGGTGCATATCACCGACGCCGGCTTTTTTGTCCCGCCCGGCGGCACAATCGACCGCGCCGCCCTGCAGCGCGGCACCACGGTCTATCTACCCCGCCTGACCCTGCCCATGCTGCCGCCGACCCTCAGCCAGCAGACCGCCAGCCTGGTTGCCGGACAAGACCGGCCGGTGCTGAGTTTTTTCGCCAGCCTGGACGAGCGTGGCCAGCTGCGCGTCGAGCGTATCTGCCGCAGCGTGATTCGGGTGGCTCGGCGGCTGACCTATGCCGAGGCCGACGCCCTGCTGGAGACGGCGGGCGACGATCCGTACACCGCCGCCCTCCAGCAACTCAATACCGTGGCAGAGCGACGCCGTGCCCGACGGGTGGAAAACGGGGCGGTGATTATCGAGGGCAGCGAGGTCAAGGTCCGGGTCAGCGACAGCCCGACGGGCGACCCGCCCGAGATCACGGTTGCGATCCTGGCCAACGACTCGCCGACTCGGCGGCTGGTCGGCGAATGCATGATTCTGGCCAACGAGATTGCCGCCCGCTACTGCCAACGCCATGACCTGCCGGCCTTGTATATCGGCCAGCCACCGCCCGATGAGGCGGTCCCCAGCCCCGACCAGTGTCCCAGCCAGCAGGTGTACATCCATGCCGCCCGGCGCTTGATGAAGCCCGCCCAGCGGGGGACGCTGCCCGTCTCGCACAGCGCCCTGGGGCTGGACAGCTACACCCAGGTCACCTCTCCGCTGCGGCGTTACCACGACCTGCAGATGCATCACCAGATCAAGCATCACCTCGCCCACGGCAGCGCCCTGTTTGACGAGGAACGCCTCCAGCTCGTCGCCGCCGGAGCCCAGGAGTCGAGCGTGGCCGCCAAACGCTGTGAGCGGGAGAGCACCCGCTACTGGCTACTGCGCTGCCTGGAAACCCGGACCGGCCAACAGGTCGACGCCCAGGTCGTGCGGGAATGGCGCGGTCGCTCCTTTGTCGAGTTGGAAGATACGCTGCTGGTCGTGCCGATGAATCTGTCGCCCCGCCCCCGGCTGGGCACCAGGCTGCGGGTCACCATCGGTCAGGTGGACGCCCGGCGGGATACGCTGAGCGTGCGCCTCACCACATGA
- a CDS encoding SDR family oxidoreductase yields the protein MGALDGKVAIVTGAGRLRGIGRAAAVALADLGADLVVTGTGRDPSRYPDDEKAVGWRDIDSVADQVRERGRRCVPLVANIADSADVQRTVEETLSALGRIDILINNAATARGPDRVALTELSEQLWRQVLEIKLTGSFLMSQAVVPHLISQAQGGSIVNISSIAGKRGMPNTVAYCTSNAGIQGFSQALAMELAPHQIRVNAVCPGVIDTSRMDDLGREERWEATIQQLIPLKRAGTDEEVGRFIAYLCTPDASYITGQSLNIDGGVVMW from the coding sequence ATGGGCGCACTGGATGGAAAAGTCGCAATTGTCACCGGCGCCGGACGCCTGCGCGGCATTGGCCGGGCGGCCGCAGTGGCCCTGGCCGACCTGGGTGCCGACCTGGTGGTGACCGGCACCGGTCGTGATCCGTCCCGCTACCCGGATGACGAGAAAGCGGTTGGCTGGCGCGATATTGACAGCGTGGCCGATCAGGTCCGCGAGCGGGGACGGCGCTGTGTGCCGCTGGTCGCCAATATTGCCGACAGCGCCGATGTCCAACGGACGGTCGAAGAGACGCTCTCGGCCTTGGGTCGGATCGATATCCTGATCAATAATGCCGCCACCGCCCGGGGACCGGACCGGGTGGCGCTGACCGAGCTGTCCGAGCAGCTGTGGCGTCAGGTGCTTGAGATCAAGCTGACGGGCAGCTTTTTGATGAGTCAGGCCGTGGTCCCGCACCTGATCAGCCAGGCCCAGGGCGGCAGCATCGTCAATATCTCGTCTATTGCGGGCAAGCGTGGCATGCCGAATACGGTCGCCTATTGCACCTCAAACGCTGGCATCCAGGGCTTCAGCCAGGCCCTGGCCATGGAGCTGGCCCCGCACCAGATCCGCGTCAACGCGGTGTGTCCGGGCGTGATCGATACCTCACGCATGGACGATCTGGGTCGCGAAGAACGCTGGGAAGCGACGATCCAGCAGTTGATTCCGCTCAAGCGGGCCGGTACCGACGAGGAAGTCGGCAGATTTATCGCCTATCTGTGTACCCCTGACGCGTCTTACATCACCGGCCAGTCGCTGAACATCGACGGCGGTGTGGTCATGTGGTGA